One window of Brevibacterium pigmentatum genomic DNA carries:
- a CDS encoding sensor histidine kinase, with amino-acid sequence MPWPSALSTRLPPEVRMFAARWTRSVLAVVWGGLLCLPLVITSVLPPTSRMATRVRGWELARHSRGFGLVLASAPMKRRFLLGNALVAGLAIIPTANLLGGFFVVTLGSLFQGFFIGGAVNIGFDMWSISQPTLFVGVLYGAANLIGTVALAEAASWAHGRIDAHFVEVERPFAVYTRISELLTTRRGVVLAIDEERRRIERDLHDGVQQNVVSLSVLIARARRASDPVKTESLLDDALVQSQDLIDEMREVAWRVYPTALDEHGLRPVLERIAGRSPVPLTLQTVPEGRFPPAVESATYFVVREAVTNVVKHAEATEITVSIVAEAQTALTVTISDDGRGGADPRGGGLQGLARRVGALDGSLDVESAEGTGTTVSARIPLGTEAQMGSMKSEKS; translated from the coding sequence ATGCCCTGGCCGAGCGCGCTGTCCACCCGCCTTCCTCCCGAAGTACGGATGTTCGCCGCGCGGTGGACGCGGTCCGTCCTCGCCGTCGTATGGGGCGGTCTGCTGTGCCTGCCGCTTGTCATCACCTCCGTTCTCCCGCCCACCTCACGCATGGCCACGAGAGTCCGGGGCTGGGAACTCGCCCGGCACTCCCGCGGATTCGGACTCGTCCTCGCATCTGCACCGATGAAACGGCGATTCCTGCTCGGCAACGCCCTCGTCGCAGGTCTCGCCATCATCCCCACAGCGAATCTCCTCGGCGGATTCTTCGTCGTCACACTCGGTTCGCTCTTCCAAGGATTCTTCATCGGGGGAGCCGTCAACATCGGGTTCGACATGTGGTCGATCTCCCAGCCGACGCTCTTCGTCGGTGTCCTCTACGGGGCGGCGAACCTCATCGGAACCGTCGCTCTGGCCGAGGCAGCCAGCTGGGCGCACGGCCGCATCGACGCACATTTCGTCGAGGTGGAGCGCCCCTTCGCCGTCTACACCCGCATCAGCGAACTGCTGACGACCCGCCGTGGAGTCGTGCTCGCCATCGACGAGGAACGACGCCGGATCGAACGCGACCTGCACGACGGCGTGCAGCAGAACGTCGTGTCCCTGTCTGTGCTCATCGCGCGCGCCAGGAGGGCCTCGGATCCGGTGAAGACCGAATCCCTGCTCGACGATGCGCTGGTCCAGTCCCAGGACCTCATCGACGAGATGCGGGAAGTCGCCTGGCGGGTCTATCCCACAGCGCTGGATGAGCATGGGCTTCGGCCCGTGCTCGAGCGGATCGCCGGGCGCAGCCCCGTACCGCTGACCCTCCAGACCGTGCCGGAAGGCAGATTTCCGCCCGCAGTGGAATCCGCGACCTACTTCGTTGTTCGTGAGGCCGTGACGAACGTCGTCAAACACGCCGAGGCGACCGAGATCACGGTGAGCATCGTCGCCGAGGCGCAGACGGCACTGACAGTGACCATCTCCGATGACGGCCGCGGCGGAGCGGATCCGCGCGGGGGAGGACTCCAAGGGCTAGCACGACGGGTCGGTGCCCTCGACGGGAGTCTCGATGTTGAATCCGCAGAGGGCACGGGCACGACGGTGAGCGCCCGGATCCCGCTCGGTACCGAAGCACAGATGGGCAGCATGAAAAGTGAGAAGAGCTAG
- a CDS encoding response regulator transcription factor, with product MTEIQTENQMRVVLADDAVLLREGVRSLLEDEGISVVASVGDGSELLRAVAELRPTLAIVDVRMPPTHTTEGLEAALAIKRRFPDIGVLVLSQYVLREYATELLSTESVGVGYLLKNRVTDIDRFLDSVHRIAEGGTVIDPDVVRQLLTTSERQNTLSTLTPRESEVLEAMAEGLSNRGIGERLFVSVSSVEKAISAIFDKLGLQAGETTSRRVEAVLAYLNRE from the coding sequence ATGACAGAGATACAGACGGAGAACCAGATGCGCGTCGTCCTCGCTGATGATGCGGTGCTGCTGCGTGAAGGCGTCCGCAGTCTCCTCGAAGACGAAGGGATCAGCGTCGTCGCGTCCGTCGGAGACGGGAGCGAGCTGCTGCGGGCGGTCGCCGAGCTGCGACCGACCCTGGCGATCGTCGACGTGCGGATGCCGCCGACCCACACCACCGAAGGGCTGGAGGCGGCGTTGGCCATCAAACGGCGTTTTCCTGACATCGGCGTGCTTGTGCTCAGCCAATACGTGCTGCGCGAGTATGCGACAGAGCTGCTGAGCACCGAGTCCGTGGGCGTCGGCTACCTGTTGAAGAACCGGGTGACCGACATCGACCGGTTCCTCGATTCGGTCCATCGGATTGCCGAGGGCGGAACGGTCATCGACCCCGACGTCGTCCGTCAGCTGCTCACCACCTCGGAGAGGCAGAACACGCTGTCGACCCTCACTCCGCGGGAAAGCGAAGTGCTCGAAGCGATGGCCGAAGGACTGTCGAACCGGGGTATCGGCGAGCGACTCTTCGTTTCGGTCAGCTCCGTCGAGAAGGCCATCAGCGCGATCTTCGACAAACTCGGCCTCCAAGCGGGGGAGACGACGAGCCGCCGCGTCGAGGCAGTGCTCGCCTACCTCAACCGGGAGTGA
- a CDS encoding alpha-hydroxy acid oxidase — translation MKRRLPDLKELAPLLQFDLPRLDRVAARLESAADIWDLRRIAKRVTPTAPFDYVDGAALDERTLAKNRDALGNVELLPRILHGVDAPDTSTTIAGTRTALPCGIAPTGYTRMMHSEGEVAGVRAAAKAGIPFSLSTMGTTSVEDVAQAAPDSTRWFQLYLWKDRQRSLDLIQRAAASGYETLLVTVDTPITGQRLRDHRNGLTIPPRLTLGTILDASYRPGWWFNFLTTEPPKYASLSNTSQSLAEMTATMFDPTLDLDDLRWIREQWNGRLFVKGILTAEDAQRAQSVGADGLVVSNHGGRQLDRAPDSLTSLAEVRAEVGPEMELIFDSGIMSGTDVVAALCAGADFVLIGRAYLYGLMAGGERGVQRAIALIQQEILTAMGLMGARSISDLGPELVRGLPQ, via the coding sequence ATGAAACGCCGACTGCCTGATCTCAAAGAGCTCGCCCCCTTGCTCCAGTTCGACCTGCCCCGCCTCGACCGAGTCGCCGCGAGGTTGGAGTCGGCCGCAGACATCTGGGACCTCCGCCGCATCGCCAAGCGCGTGACGCCGACGGCTCCGTTCGACTATGTCGACGGTGCCGCTCTGGATGAACGGACATTGGCGAAGAACCGTGACGCGCTGGGCAACGTCGAGCTGCTGCCCCGAATCCTCCATGGAGTCGACGCCCCGGACACGTCGACGACGATCGCCGGCACCCGAACCGCACTGCCCTGCGGCATCGCCCCGACCGGATACACACGCATGATGCACTCCGAAGGCGAAGTCGCCGGAGTGCGTGCGGCGGCTAAGGCCGGAATCCCGTTCTCACTGTCGACGATGGGCACCACCTCTGTCGAAGACGTCGCGCAGGCGGCACCGGATTCCACCCGGTGGTTCCAGCTCTACCTGTGGAAGGACCGGCAGCGCAGCCTCGACCTGATCCAGCGGGCCGCCGCCAGCGGATACGAGACCCTGCTGGTCACCGTCGACACCCCGATCACCGGTCAGCGTCTGCGTGATCACCGCAACGGTCTGACGATCCCACCCCGTCTGACGCTGGGGACCATCCTCGACGCCTCCTATCGCCCCGGCTGGTGGTTCAATTTCCTCACCACCGAACCGCCGAAGTACGCGTCACTGTCGAACACCTCCCAGTCCCTGGCGGAGATGACAGCAACGATGTTCGATCCGACTCTCGACCTCGATGACCTGCGGTGGATCCGCGAACAGTGGAACGGGCGACTGTTCGTCAAAGGCATTCTCACCGCCGAGGATGCCCAGCGCGCCCAATCCGTCGGAGCCGATGGACTCGTCGTCTCCAATCACGGCGGCCGTCAGCTTGATCGGGCTCCGGACTCGCTGACCTCACTGGCCGAAGTTCGTGCGGAGGTCGGACCGGAGATGGAGCTGATCTTCGACTCCGGGATCATGTCCGGCACCGACGTCGTCGCCGCACTGTGTGCCGGGGCGGACTTCGTGCTCATCGGCAGGGCGTATCTCTATGGCCTTATGGCCGGCGGTGAGCGAGGAGTCCAGAGGGCGATCGCCCTCATCCAGCAGGAGATCCTCACCGCCATGGGACTCATGGGCGCCCGCAGCATCTCCGACCTCGGCCCCGAACTCGTTCGCGGCCTGCCCCAGTGA
- a CDS encoding TetR/AcrR family transcriptional regulator: MYETALARMRPEKRAALIDAAAREFASRTFEEASLNRIIATCGMSKSSFYHVVDSKDDLFALVVADLAASARRFWTPPAPETFSDGFWDRARSVWVNIARTWPESPELTRLWHIAYANADSPAVRELAGHVEEWVRAVLIVGRGAEAIDADCPLELQTLSVFSLLRTFDERALTLTEDDSAAVDPAEISVHQFRLLTRLLQA, encoded by the coding sequence GTGTACGAGACAGCGTTGGCGCGTATGCGCCCCGAGAAGCGCGCTGCGCTCATCGATGCCGCAGCGAGGGAATTCGCTTCGCGGACGTTCGAGGAGGCGTCGCTCAATCGCATCATCGCCACCTGCGGGATGAGCAAGAGCTCCTTCTACCACGTCGTCGATTCGAAGGACGACCTCTTCGCCCTCGTCGTTGCCGATCTCGCCGCATCCGCCCGCCGGTTCTGGACACCGCCGGCTCCGGAGACTTTCTCAGACGGATTCTGGGACCGAGCACGCTCGGTCTGGGTCAACATCGCGCGCACATGGCCGGAGAGCCCGGAGCTCACGCGTCTGTGGCACATCGCCTATGCGAATGCGGACAGTCCCGCAGTCCGGGAGCTCGCCGGCCATGTCGAAGAGTGGGTGCGCGCCGTACTCATCGTCGGGCGTGGGGCCGAGGCGATCGATGCTGATTGTCCACTCGAGCTCCAGACCCTGTCGGTGTTCTCACTGCTGCGCACTTTCGATGAAAGAGCTCTGACACTGACGGAGGACGACAGCGCGGCCGTCGATCCGGCGGAGATCTCGGTCCATCAGTTCCGACTGCTCACACGTCTGCTGCAGGCCTGA
- a CDS encoding FAD-dependent oxidoreductase, whose protein sequence is MITAATVDDQLKDVSPEEPRILIVGAGIAGITLAQLLRSRGMHPVLIDRSADSGRMIGDNRAGYMLALMPMVDPIIDELDCREAYLESSVGIDRYIAHAHTGRVLRRDHLGDLLADYGDYRGISRAALLDVLTAADCPIAFDTTVTELSEAGATVTLAQGGHGGQYVEHDFDVVIIADGMNSRTRGLVNGKTALTDPGKNAKPAATGADGPSPVSAVDTTWGGWVCWAEADDDQSAVDEIWGDGFFLGMYPVKDGIGVFLGCPGSRQPLGPRRFAAEVRNRLTVLTPRIDACLTAVEEAESPFFWPLRDSRAHRWCHGRTVLLGDAAAGFLPTAGIGAGMAMESAGVLAGELSALATRPRTALSADRSPAASESVAALERFEVRQRPRVEAAHDNSRSLARLMFGRSRLFAFARDQAFRVISIRSALKPILQLLESPPERM, encoded by the coding sequence ATGATTACCGCGGCAACGGTCGACGACCAGCTGAAAGACGTGAGTCCAGAAGAGCCGCGCATCCTCATCGTCGGAGCCGGAATCGCCGGAATCACCCTGGCGCAGCTGCTCAGGAGCCGCGGAATGCACCCGGTCCTCATTGACCGCTCGGCCGATTCCGGCCGCATGATCGGCGACAACCGCGCCGGATACATGCTCGCCCTCATGCCGATGGTCGATCCCATCATCGATGAACTCGACTGCCGGGAGGCTTACCTCGAATCCAGCGTCGGCATCGACCGCTATATCGCCCATGCGCATACCGGCAGAGTCCTCAGGCGGGACCACCTCGGTGACCTGCTGGCCGACTACGGCGACTACCGCGGAATCTCCCGCGCAGCGCTTCTCGACGTGCTCACCGCAGCCGACTGCCCGATCGCCTTCGACACCACAGTGACAGAACTGTCCGAAGCCGGAGCCACTGTGACTCTGGCCCAAGGAGGCCATGGGGGCCAATATGTAGAGCACGATTTCGATGTCGTCATCATCGCTGACGGAATGAACTCCCGCACCCGCGGACTCGTAAACGGCAAGACTGCGTTGACCGACCCCGGAAAGAACGCCAAGCCCGCCGCGACAGGCGCCGACGGGCCGTCGCCCGTGTCGGCAGTGGACACGACCTGGGGCGGATGGGTCTGCTGGGCCGAAGCCGATGATGATCAGAGTGCCGTCGATGAGATCTGGGGCGACGGATTCTTCCTCGGAATGTATCCGGTCAAGGACGGAATCGGCGTCTTCCTCGGCTGTCCCGGCTCCCGGCAGCCGCTCGGCCCACGACGATTCGCCGCCGAGGTCCGCAACCGTCTCACGGTGCTGACGCCGCGGATCGACGCCTGTCTCACCGCGGTCGAGGAGGCGGAATCACCCTTCTTCTGGCCGCTGCGGGATTCACGGGCACACCGGTGGTGCCACGGGCGGACCGTTCTGCTCGGTGATGCGGCGGCTGGGTTCCTCCCCACGGCCGGAATCGGTGCCGGCATGGCGATGGAATCGGCCGGAGTGCTCGCCGGCGAACTCTCCGCCCTGGCCACTCGGCCCAGGACAGCCTTAAGCGCAGATCGTTCACCTGCTGCCTCCGAATCGGTGGCCGCACTCGAGCGTTTCGAAGTCCGCCAAAGGCCGCGAGTCGAGGCCGCTCACGACAATTCGCGGTCTCTGGCCCGACTGATGTTCGGCCGGTCCCGCCTCTTCGCGTTCGCCCGCGACCAGGCGTTCCGCGTCATCAGCATCCGCTCCGCGCTCAAGCCGATACTGCAGCTGCTCGAATCCCCACCCGAGCGGATGTGA
- a CDS encoding amino acid permease, which produces MGMTAASASEERRLRRGLKSRHLQMIAIGGAIGTGLFLGSGGTISQAGPGGALLAYAAIGIMVLFVMQSLGEMSTHLPVAGSFHTYGTKYVSPSFGFAMGWNYWFNWAITLAAELVAAGVIMSFWLPDVPSWIWAAVFLILLAGLNFLSAKAFGEGEFWFAAIKVTAVLSFLVLGVLMIFGILGGTSPGMSNWTTGEAPFVGGWMSVISVFMIAGFSFQGTELVGVTAGESENPRKDMPRAIRTVFWRIMLFYIGAIAVIGFLLPYTDPSLLASANNEDITASPFTLVFERAGIAVAAGMMNAVILTAILSAGNSGLYASTRMLYAMAKEGTAPRLFARLNERGVPVMALLATAMIGLFGFLTEIMGDGGAYTWLMNVSGLSGFIVWVGIAWCHFRFRRAYVRQGHNVADLPYQAPLFPIGPVIALIMLIVVIIGQNVQAIVNGQLLQVASAYAGLPAFLLLWVIHRIVTGRRSRMAALDDMDVEGLEIKAS; this is translated from the coding sequence ATGGGAATGACAGCCGCCTCGGCGAGCGAAGAACGCCGACTCCGACGGGGACTGAAGTCTCGCCACCTGCAGATGATCGCCATCGGCGGTGCCATCGGCACCGGACTCTTCCTCGGCTCAGGCGGCACGATCTCACAGGCCGGACCCGGCGGTGCCCTCCTGGCCTACGCCGCGATCGGCATCATGGTCCTCTTCGTCATGCAGTCCCTCGGTGAGATGTCGACCCACCTGCCGGTGGCCGGATCGTTCCACACCTACGGCACCAAATACGTCAGCCCCTCATTCGGCTTCGCCATGGGCTGGAACTACTGGTTCAACTGGGCGATCACCTTGGCCGCCGAACTCGTCGCAGCCGGTGTCATCATGTCCTTCTGGCTCCCCGATGTGCCGTCATGGATCTGGGCGGCGGTCTTCCTCATCCTCCTCGCCGGGCTGAACTTCCTGTCCGCGAAGGCCTTCGGCGAAGGCGAATTCTGGTTCGCCGCCATCAAGGTCACAGCCGTCCTGTCGTTCCTCGTCCTCGGCGTTCTCATGATCTTCGGCATCCTCGGCGGAACCTCACCCGGAATGAGCAACTGGACGACGGGCGAGGCTCCGTTCGTCGGCGGATGGATGTCTGTCATCAGCGTGTTCATGATCGCCGGGTTCTCGTTCCAGGGCACCGAACTCGTCGGCGTCACCGCAGGGGAGTCGGAGAACCCTCGCAAGGACATGCCGCGAGCCATCCGCACCGTGTTCTGGCGCATCATGCTCTTCTACATCGGCGCCATCGCCGTCATCGGGTTCCTCCTGCCCTACACGGACCCCTCTCTGCTGGCCTCGGCGAACAACGAGGACATCACCGCCTCGCCGTTCACGCTCGTCTTCGAGCGCGCCGGCATCGCCGTGGCCGCCGGGATGATGAACGCCGTCATCCTCACCGCGATCCTCTCGGCCGGCAACTCCGGCCTCTACGCCTCCACCCGCATGCTCTACGCCATGGCCAAAGAGGGAACCGCGCCGAGGCTGTTCGCCCGTCTCAACGAACGCGGAGTCCCCGTCATGGCGCTGCTGGCCACCGCCATGATCGGCCTGTTCGGATTCCTCACCGAGATCATGGGCGACGGTGGGGCCTATACCTGGCTGATGAACGTCTCCGGACTCTCCGGCTTCATCGTCTGGGTCGGCATCGCATGGTGTCACTTCCGGTTCCGCCGCGCCTATGTGCGGCAGGGGCACAATGTTGCGGACCTGCCCTACCAGGCGCCGCTGTTCCCGATCGGGCCGGTCATCGCGCTCATCATGCTCATCGTCGTCATCATCGGCCAGAACGTGCAGGCCATCGTCAACGGCCAGCTGCTCCAGGTGGCCAGCGCCTATGCCGGGCTTCCCGCGTTCCTGCTCCTGTGGGTCATCCACCGCATCGTCACCGGCCGGCGCTCACGAATGGCCGCCCTCGATGACATGGACGTCGAGGGACTTGAGATCAAGGCGTCCTGA